The nucleotide sequence CGGGGACAACGCCCCGAGCACGTAGGCCGCGTCGTAGGTGGCGAAGGGGTCGGTCATTGAGTCACCCCTCTTTCCTCCAATATCAGCCGCAGCGCCCGCAACGCGTAGTGCGTCCGCGACTTGATCGTCCCTTCGGCCACACCCAGCCGTTTCGCAGCGTCGGCGACGGAGTAACCCTGGAAATAACACAGGACGAGGACGTCCCGATGTCGTGGCGAGAGCTCGCCGAGGGCTTCGGCGACCAGCCAGCCCTGGACGGCGCGTTCGGTGCCGTCGGTGACCGCCGTTTCGGGCGGCCGGCCGGTCACCACCTCGGGATGGGCCTCGGAAGCGCGCCAGTCGTCGATGGCGATCCGCCTCGCCACGGTGAACAGCCAGCCTCGCGCCGACCCTTCGGACTGGTCGAGGACCTTGGCGTTGCGCCAGGCCCGCAGCAGCGTCTCCTGGACGACGTCTTCCGCGCGGACCCGGTCACCGCTGGTGAGGTGCAATGCGTAGGACCAGAGTGCCGCCGCGTGCTCGTCGTGCAAAACCCGCATCAGCCGGTCCTCCGCGAATTCCTTCACCGATCCGTGCTTTCGCGGTTGAAGAGCAGAGGAAGGGCGAAGACCACACAAGCCACTTCGGTGATCAGGCCCCACAGCTCGGCCTGGGTGGTGAAGCGCTCCGAGACGCCGAAGAACCCTGTGGTCAGCGAGAGCACGTACGCGCCCAGCGTGGCCAGGCCGAAGCCGATCGCAGCGAGCGCGGGAAGCCAGTGGTGCCAGGCCAGGACGGCGATCGCGATGACCACGCCCGCCACGACGTTCACCAGGAAGAGCGGGCCGACCACATCCGTTTCCGACGCCCAGTCCTGCCATACGACGTAATGCACCCATGCCGAGCCGAGCAGGCCCGCCGCCACGACCGCCCGCAACAACCACCGGATCATGTCCGTATCTCTTTCCGCGTGTTCGGTTCCCCTATGCCCTTGAACACGGAAAAACGGGCCTCTCGGTTCAATCCGGCACCCGATGGTCGCCGAAATTGAACCGGATGGCGGTCTGGACCGTGTGTACGGGCATGACTGCCGAACTCCACTCCCGCCGCACCGTCCTGACCACCGGGGCCGCCGTCGCCGGCGCGGCCGTCGGTGCCGTGGCCCTCACGGCCTGCGGAAGCGACAACAACCCGCCGTCCGGTTCGACCGCCGCACCGCCCGCCGCCGCGCCGGGCGAGACCCTGACCGCGCTCTCCGACATCGAGGTCGGCAAGGCGAAGGCCGCCAAGACCGCGGACGGCAAGGACGTCATCGTCACCAGGACCGCCGAAGGCACGGCGGCCGCGTTCAGCGCGATCTGCACGCATCAGGGGTGCGCGGTCGTGCCCGAGGGCGCGGAGCTCAAATGTCCCTGCCACAACTCGATCTTCGACGCCGCGACCGGCGCGGTCAAAAAGGGGCCCGCGGACCAGCCGCTGCCCTCGATCGCGGTCAAGGTCACGAACGGCCAGGTCGTCACCGCCTGAGAAACACACGAAAGGGTCCCTTCAGGACGGGAATTCCGTCCTAAAGGGACCCTTTCGGCAAGCTTTCAGCTGTCCCAGGTGAAAATCGCGTCGCCCGCCTCGACGTCGCCGCCGGTGAGCAGTCCGGAGAGGACATCCGCCTTCGCGTCGAGCGCCACCACGGGCACGATCGGCGAGTAGCCCGCGGCCTTGACCGCGTCGGGGTCCCAGCCGACCACCGGCTGCCCGGCGCGGACGGCCTCACCCTTGACGACGTGGAGGGTGAACCCCTCGCCCTTCTGCTTCACCGTGTCGATCCCCAGGTGGACCAGCACGCCGCGGCCGTCTTCGGTGGCCACCACGAACGCGTGCGGGTGCAGGGTCACGACCGTCCCGTCCACCGGGGCGACCGCGTCCTGGCGTCCGCCCGAGGGCAGGACCGCGATGCCGGGGCCGACCATCGCCTGCGCGAAGACCGGATCCGGCACTTCGGTCATGGTGGTCGTCTTACCGCTCACCGGGCTGAGGATCTCGAGACTCACAGCAGATCCTCGATGTCGCTGGCGATGTTGTCGGCCTCGGGGCCCACGATGACCTGGACACCGGCCCCCATGCGCACGACGCCCATCGCGCCGGCGGCCTTCAGCGCCGCTTCATCGAGCAGGCTCATGTCTTCGAGCTCACAGCGGAGCCGGGTGATGCACCCCTCGACCTCGATGACGTTCTCGGCACCGCCGAGCCCCGCCAGGATCTTTTCCGCCCTGTCATCCGCCATCGCGGTCTCCCTGTTCCCTGTCGGTTTCCCACATGCGAACCAGCTGTACTACGCCGTTCGCCGACTCGCACGTGATCCCTGGCCACGAACGCGTAACGGTGGTTGACACCCGCTCGTGCGACGGAGCATCCTGCCCCATCGGATCATTGGTCTAGACCGGAACGTACCAATCTTCCGGACCAGATGCGAGTACGGGTTCCCCAACCGACCGGCCCGAAAGGACGGTGACCGTCATGAGCGCTTCGGCGCAGCTGCCGCCGTCCGACCGTGTGATCAACGGACCGACGCCCAAGCACGCCCAGCTGCGGGAGATTCTGCGCCGCACGGTGGAGCGTGAGCTACCCCCCGGCTCACCCATCCCTTCGGAACGTGACCTCGCCGAGACCTACCAGGTGTCGAGGCTCACGGTCCGCTCGGCGATCGGCAAGCTGGTCGAAGAAGGACTCTTGTCGCGGGTGCGCGGCAAGGGGACCTTCACCGCCGCGAGGCGGATGGAACTGCAGCTCTACCTGATGTCCTTCACCGAGGACATGCGCCGCCGCGGGATGACCCCGACCACGGAGGTCGTCAAGACCTCCACCGAGGTCCCGCCCGCCCCCTCGGCGCACGCGCTCGGCCTGGCCGCCGGAACTCCGGCACACCGCATCGTCCGGCTTCGCCGCGCCGACGGGGTGCCGCTGGCGGTCGAACGCGGCTGGTATCACGCGGGCCGGATGCCCGGTCTGCTCGACCTCGATCTCACCCGATCGTTGTACGTCCAACTCGCCCAGTCGTACGACCTGCGCCCGGACCACGCGTGGCAGACGGTCTGGGCCGAATCCGCGGACCGCGAAACGGCACGCCTGCTCGGCATGCGCGCGGGCAGTCCGCTTCTTGTCTTCCGCCGGGTCTCCAGCGTCAACGGGGAACCGATCGAAGACATGACTTCCTGGTACCGGGGCGATCACTACCAGGTCACCATGCAGCTGGACCGGAACACCCCGGATTCCGGTCATCATCCTCACTACGGAGGTACCCGATGAGCTCCACCACCGCGGAGGGGGCGAAGGGCAAGGGCAAGGGACTGGCCGGGCTTCAGCGCTTCGGCCGCAGCCTCATGCTCCCCATCGCCGCCCTGCCCGCCGCCGCGCTCCTCAACAGGTTCGGCCAACCCGACCTGCTCGGCGAGAAAGGGCTCGGCTGGAACAAAGTGGCCGAGGTGCTCGGCGCGGCGGGCAACTCGCTGTTCAGCTGGCTGCCGCTCCTGTTCGCGGTGGGTATCGCCGTCGGATTCGCCCGGAAGAGCGATGGCGCGACCGGGCTGGCCGCCGTGGTCGGCTTCTTCGTGTTCACCAGCGTCCTCCAGGTCTTCGCACCGTTCTCCGAGCTGCCGGGCTGGAATCCCGAGAAGCCCGCGGGCCTGATGCTCAACCCGATGAAGTGGCCCTACAGTGTGCTGGCCGGCGTGATCGTCGGCCTGGTCACCGCGCTGCTGTGGCAGAAGTTCTACCGCATCAAGCTGCCGCCGTACCTGGCCTTCTTCGGCGGCCGCCGGTTCGTGCCGATCATCACCGCGCTGACGATGATGGTCCTCGCGGTGCCGCTGGGCCTGGTCTTCCACTGGGTCAACGAAGGCATCCAGGCCGCGGGCGAAGCGGTCACCGGCGCCCCGGTCGTCGGTGGCGGTATCTACGGTGTGCTCAACCGCCTGCTGATCCCGGTCGGTCTGCACCAGCTGCTGAACGTGCCGGTGTGGTTCATCTTCGACGGTGGCGACCTGACCGAGTTCTTCAACGGTGACCCGACCCGCGGCGCCTTCATGACCGGGTTCTTCCCGATCTTCATGTTCGCCATCCCCGCCGCGGCGCTGGCGATCTGGCAGAGCGCGAAGCCCAGCCAGAAGAAGATCGTCGGCGGCGTGATGATCGCCGGCGCGCTGACCTCGTTCCTGACCGGTATCACCGAGCCGATCGAGTTCTCGTTCATGTTCGTCGCATGGCCGCTGTACCTGATCCACGCGGTCCTGACCGGTACTTCGATGGCACTGGTGAACGCGCTCGACATCCACCTCGGCTTCGGCTTCTCCGCCGGCGCGATCGACTTCGCACTCAACAGCGGCCTCCCGGCGGCGAGCGGCAACGTCTGGCTGCTCATCCCGATCGGTCTCGCGTACGCGGTCATCTACTACGTGATCTTCCGTTTCGTGATCAAGAAGTGGAACCTGCGGACCCCCGGCCGCGAGGACGACGCGATCGAGGCCGATCTCGAGGCCACCGCGGCAAAGCCCGTCAAGTAGTTTCAGCTCAGTAGAACCGAAGGCACGAAAGGGAAAGAACATGCCGGAGAAACGCGTCACCGTGGCCAGCAAGGTGGGCCTGCACGCCAGGCCCGCGGCGACGGTCGCCAAGGCGGCCGCGGCGCAGCCCGTCGCGGTGCACATCGCCAAGGCGGGCGGTGACCCGGTCGCGGCCGGCAGCGTGCTGAACCTGATGACGCTCGCCGCCGGTTTCGGCGACGAGGTCATCATCAGTGCCGAGGGTGAGGGCGCCGAGGCGGCCGTCGACGCCATCGCCGAGCTGGTGGCGACCGACCTCGACGCCTGATCCCTGCCTCTGCGAAGCCCGGGCCGCCCCGACCGGCCCGGGCTTCGTAGGGTGTGGGGTATGGAAAGCCTGCGTGGGATCGAACAGTGGCCGGTGGACAACGCCGCCACGGCCGTGGTGACCGCCGCCGGTGACGTGCTGGGCACGCACGGCGAGACGACGAAGGTGTACCGGCTCGCGTCGGTGACCAAGCCGCTCACCGCCTACGCCGCGTTGATCGCCATCGAAGAGGGCGTCGTCGAACTCGACACCCCCGCCGGGCCGGAGGGCTCCACGATCCGGCATCTGCTCGCGCACACCTCGGGCCTGGCCTTCAACGAGCACAAGCCGATGGCCGCGCCGGGCAACCGGCGCCTGTACTCCAACGCCGGGTTCGAGCAGCTCGCCGACGCGCTCACCGAGCATTCCGGCATCCCCTTCGCCGACTATCAGGCGGAGGCGCTTTTCCAGCCGCTGGGCATGAAGGCGACCAAGCTGACCGGCTCCCCCGCTTCGGGTGCCGAGTCCACTGTGGACGACCTGGCCGCGTTCGCCGCCGAACTGCAGGCGCCGAAGCTCATCGCCGCCGAAACGGTGCGCGAGGCGACTTCCGTGGTCTTCCCCGGCCTTTCCGGCGTCCTGCCCGGCTTCGGCCACCAGAAGCCGAACGACTGGGGCCTCGGCTTCGAGATCCGCGGCCACAAGAGTCCACATTGGACCGGTTCGTCGAGCTCGCCGCGGACCTTCGGCCACTTCGGGCAGTCCGGCAC is from Amycolatopsis lurida and encodes:
- a CDS encoding PTS sugar transporter subunit IIA, which encodes MSLEILSPVSGKTTTMTEVPDPVFAQAMVGPGIAVLPSGGRQDAVAPVDGTVVTLHPHAFVVATEDGRGVLVHLGIDTVKQKGEGFTLHVVKGEAVRAGQPVVGWDPDAVKAAGYSPIVPVVALDAKADVLSGLLTGGDVEAGDAIFTWDS
- a CDS encoding PTS transporter subunit EIIC, producing MSSTTAEGAKGKGKGLAGLQRFGRSLMLPIAALPAAALLNRFGQPDLLGEKGLGWNKVAEVLGAAGNSLFSWLPLLFAVGIAVGFARKSDGATGLAAVVGFFVFTSVLQVFAPFSELPGWNPEKPAGLMLNPMKWPYSVLAGVIVGLVTALLWQKFYRIKLPPYLAFFGGRRFVPIITALTMMVLAVPLGLVFHWVNEGIQAAGEAVTGAPVVGGGIYGVLNRLLIPVGLHQLLNVPVWFIFDGGDLTEFFNGDPTRGAFMTGFFPIFMFAIPAAALAIWQSAKPSQKKIVGGVMIAGALTSFLTGITEPIEFSFMFVAWPLYLIHAVLTGTSMALVNALDIHLGFGFSAGAIDFALNSGLPAASGNVWLLIPIGLAYAVIYYVIFRFVIKKWNLRTPGREDDAIEADLEATAAKPVK
- a CDS encoding GntR family transcriptional regulator, whose product is MSASAQLPPSDRVINGPTPKHAQLREILRRTVERELPPGSPIPSERDLAETYQVSRLTVRSAIGKLVEEGLLSRVRGKGTFTAARRMELQLYLMSFTEDMRRRGMTPTTEVVKTSTEVPPAPSAHALGLAAGTPAHRIVRLRRADGVPLAVERGWYHAGRMPGLLDLDLTRSLYVQLAQSYDLRPDHAWQTVWAESADRETARLLGMRAGSPLLVFRRVSSVNGEPIEDMTSWYRGDHYQVTMQLDRNTPDSGHHPHYGGTR
- a CDS encoding HPr family phosphocarrier protein — its product is MPEKRVTVASKVGLHARPAATVAKAAAAQPVAVHIAKAGGDPVAAGSVLNLMTLAAGFGDEVIISAEGEGAEAAVDAIAELVATDLDA
- a CDS encoding serine hydrolase domain-containing protein; the encoded protein is MESLRGIEQWPVDNAATAVVTAAGDVLGTHGETTKVYRLASVTKPLTAYAALIAIEEGVVELDTPAGPEGSTIRHLLAHTSGLAFNEHKPMAAPGNRRLYSNAGFEQLADALTEHSGIPFADYQAEALFQPLGMKATKLTGSPASGAESTVDDLAAFAAELQAPKLIAAETVREATSVVFPGLSGVLPGFGHQKPNDWGLGFEIRGHKSPHWTGSSSSPRTFGHFGQSGTFLWVDPDAGAACVALTDRAFGPWAAEVWPPYTDAVLAELTP
- a CDS encoding Rieske (2Fe-2S) protein, giving the protein MTAELHSRRTVLTTGAAVAGAAVGAVALTACGSDNNPPSGSTAAPPAAAPGETLTALSDIEVGKAKAAKTADGKDVIVTRTAEGTAAAFSAICTHQGCAVVPEGAELKCPCHNSIFDAATGAVKKGPADQPLPSIAVKVTNGQVVTA
- a CDS encoding sigma-70 family RNA polymerase sigma factor; translation: MKEFAEDRLMRVLHDEHAAALWSYALHLTSGDRVRAEDVVQETLLRAWRNAKVLDQSEGSARGWLFTVARRIAIDDWRASEAHPEVVTGRPPETAVTDGTERAVQGWLVAEALGELSPRHRDVLVLCYFQGYSVADAAKRLGVAEGTIKSRTHYALRALRLILEERGVTQ